atggcagcatacatgtgggaactaactcgccgtacacacccgggtgggaaaatgctgagcaaagaaagtttatttaacactgtcaaccGAGAGTACTTGCAAACCAAAATTGACAGACGATAGGGCGGCTGGTTCAATACAGTAATCAGACAGGAACGTATTGATAGAAGACCAGAAAGCTACCCTGCAGATTACTTCGGGAGCGACATGGCGCGCAGCTGTCCAGGATGTTGAAATGCTCTGAGATGAATGTGCCGTCACTGTCTCTGGAGGAGTTAGGCCCTTCTCTTTATAAGCCCATTGGATAGCCTGGACGATCCATGCAGCAATGTATCTAACCGGAGCCCACATTCCATGTTTTTTACATGGAGGAGGATGAAAAGAAAAACAGATTGACAAAAGGGAGCCGTGGCTTCTAGATATTGTTTCAGAGTGTGCCCAATATCAAGAGAATGGATATCTAGGTTATCTGTTGACCTAAAGGTGGGGGGCACAATTTACTGATTTTCATGGAAAATTGAGGTCACTTAAGGGTTCAACCCCAGCAGGGGGATTAGCACTACTCTGTCTGGAAAGAACGTTAGAAAGGGCTCTTTTGAACCCAAGTTTCTCATTTCGGACACTCTCTTAGCTGAAGTAATGGCTACCAGGAGGATGGTTTTGAGAGTAAGTTCTTTAATTGAGAGTGGCTTGCCAGAATCTGATCTGAGCTGGAAAAGGAAATCAAGAACAAGAGGGAGGTCCCACTTGGGGAACTTTGGCTTCTTCTGGGGCCTGAGTCTGATGGCTCCCTTGAAGAATTGACAAACAAAGGAATGTTTGGCCCATGATACTCCTGTGAATGCAGAGATAGCCGATATTTGAACCCGAAGAGAACTGACCGATAGGGATAGGTCTAGACCTGATTGCAGGAAGCTTACAATGTCGTGGTCTGCCGGGGCACTACACGAGTTGGATCTAGAAGACATGTGATCCGTGAATCTGGCCCATTTTCACTTGTAGACCCTGTTGGTGCTCTTACTTCTAGCGCTCAGGAGGGTAGGGATGACCTCCGCAGGGCAGCCTAGAGTTTTGAGccttccctctcaagaaccaagacCTGAGGTGCAGGTGAGAAGGACAGGGGTGCAGGGTTGTGACCTGAGACAGTAGGTCCGGCCTGAGTGGCAGGGGAACTGGGTCCCGATAACTGAGGAGTGTCatgagaggaaaccatggcctgttgggccaaaaggGGATTATTGCTATCAcgtccaccttctctgttctgagtctCTGAAGGAACTGGAGTATCATAGGTACCAGAGGAAAGGCATAAGCcttgtggaatctccactggtccatgagggcatctatcccatatgccTGAGGATCTTGGAACCTCGAGTAATATTTGGGCAACTTGTTGCATGGGGAGGTGAAAAAGGTCGACTTCTGGTGAAACTCCTAGGGTCAGGAGCCAATCGAACACCTCTTTGTGGAGAGCCCAGTCGTTGTTGTTTATAAAAAAATGAGAAAGGAaatccgcctgtacattctgagtCTCGGGTATTTAGACCACTGAAATGTTGGACAGGTTCTTCTGAGCCCAGATCATAATTGGCTCGACCTCTCGTAGCAGGGACTCACTGCGGGTTCCACCCTGCTTCCCTATTATGAGGGAACAGGCCATGGAAGTTctggcaatcttgccagtagaagaaatgggcaCCATAGGCACATCATGTGACAGATGGTTCCCTctgctggcctatataaggctgcctctgtctgacccaagttgctggattgtcttcagctctcccTGCGTTCCTGAACCTGCACCTGTTTCCTGTTGTCTCGCTGTGACCCGGATTGTTCCTTGGCTTACCCTGATCTTCTGCTGGCTCTGACCCGGCTTACCCTaaggactactcttctgcctaatcAGTCTGTTTGCCCGTGTATGACCCCGACTTATCCTaaggactactcttctgcctaaccTGTCTGcttgcctgtgtatgaccttggcctgtttaaaGGACTTGTTTCTATCTGAATACCTCTGCTACTTGCATGTGACCCCGGTCTGCCTTAGAGACTTTGCTATTTCTTACACCAGTCTACCTACCCGTGTATGATCACCGGTGTTGGATCCTCAGCCAGGCCTTTGCTGACTTCCCTGGATACCCTAcgccctgtatcctgtccacactcCTTAAGGACTGCTTTCAGCACCACCTTAAGTTGCCTGAAAGTGGTCATCTGCTCAAGTCCTGCACatcctgctggcaacccgtgcttctttgagcattATACCCTCTGTGCCAACTTCAGGGGTATACTgcgctcagccgcaaggggagccgctctcagcatctagGACTCGGAAAGGTAACCTGACACTTATGTAGGCCAccacggttgtattgtccaacctgagcATGACTGAGGGATTCACAGTTAGATGACGGAACGCTAGTAGCGCCTGAAAAGCGGCCCGAAGTTCCAGAATGTTGGACTCTATCCCAAGAGGTGTTGCACCTGCCCTGCGCTACATCTGTCAGGCGGTGAGCGCCCCAGCCCTTGTTGCTGGCATCTGATGTTattgtgacccatgtgatgggaatGATCGAGTGCCAATTACAAAGGTTCTCCCACTGTAAGCAAAGGAGAAACACCCTCATAGCCGCAGTAAGGTAGATGCGCTGGTTCTGGACCTCCATTGATGTAGAAACCCCTTCTGGAAAGGTCATGTCCAccactgtgcccacttcaccatgggaattgtGGATGCCATGGTGCCAATCCCCTGCAGACACTGGAGCACAGAGAGATGGGATGAAGCGAGAGCTGAGCAACTCTGTCTCGGACCACAGCAACTTTCTCTTCGGGCAGAGAGACGGTGCCCCTTTCCGTGTTGAAGTGGGCTCCGAGAATCACTAGAGACTGTGAGGGTTCCAGGAGACTTTTCTCAATATTCAGGAGCCACCCGAATTCTTGAAAGGAGGAGATAACCAGGCCTCTGTGTATTAGAAGTTGACTTTTGTCTTGCTCCAAAAgaaggaggtcgtctaagtaatgATGGAGCCGAACccctttgactcggagcagagcTACTACCGCCAACAAGACTTTAGAGAAGACACAAGGTGACGTTGTTAGCCCGAAAGGGAGACAAGTGAATTGTAAGTGCAGCAGGCTTATGGTAAACCGGACATATTGCTGGAAATCCGCTGCCACCGGGACGTGGAAGTAAGCCTCTTTTAGATCGATCAACACTAACCAGTCTCCTGGTTGGACCGACTGCTGGATCGCATATAGAGGCTCCATTTTGAATTTTTCCTTTCTGTTAAAGCGGTTGAGATGGGTCAAATCTATGACCAGTCTCCATGCCTTGCTCTAACAAAGAGTTCACGTAGGCTAGTAGAATCTGCCTTTTTTCTCCTGCGGGTGGAAGGGACGAATCTGAGCCTGGGAGTGCTGCTGAAGAACCAGGCATGACCTGAGGAGACCGTTCTGATGGTCCAGAAGTCctggattgaggccacccagacatgctGAACGtagagcagacgagcccccacctggcatgcctgagtgggcccaatctcaaaaagactttgcAGATTCCAAGTTGCTGGTAGAACTACCCTTAGAGGGTCTCTTGAATGTTGactgaataataaaaaattttaaactcaagctgaatggtgaaaaaacagtgaaaaagaaaactaaagcagctgccacacacaaagtgctactcactagaaatggaAAATTATGAAAATGTGGCGCTCACAAATGTTACTAAACATGTGTAACCAAGCGTAGataagtgcagatgtgaatatacaaagcaaaaaacatataaataaagtccaaataaatgtgctgaatgttctgatccgcaatgggaaaacattttttgaagtgcaatggaccacagacgctccaggacttttcaggtgcagaaacgccacccccacgtgtccccactcaccaaatggcgatgacccccagctttgcagtctgggggtcacttctgagcttctctggataccatcgcaTAAGCCTGGAGTgatgttgtgcacatcagatcaaaggatttcttgttggaatttctcagcagagtCACCAGGCACCAAACAAggataaaaaaaatggaactaatagtgaaaagtaccatttgaaaagggatttattccatatacaaatgggtacttacaaaatagttgataaaaacaggcatgtaaagggattagagatggatccgtacgctgctcacggcgtgcgttccagaaaccatgaagtgcgttccaaggagcagggAATGACGTCAGTGTcaactattagttccatttttttttatccttgtttGGTGCCTGGTGactctgctgagaaattccaacaagaaatcctttgatctgatgtgcacaacaccactcctgagcttctctggataccatcgcataagcctgaagtgatccctagactgcaaagctgggggtcattgccatttggtgagtggggacacatgtgggggtggcgtttctgcacctgaaaagccctggagcgtctgtggtccattgcacttcaaaagttttttcccattgcggatcagaacattcagcacatttatttggactctTGAATGTTGACTGTCTAGCTTTCCAGAATCTTGCAAATTCCGAATAGGCTTGTAACTGTGTGCCTCTCTGGTCCGATCGTTATTCCATTTTCTCAGAAAGGCCCGTCTCTGACTCTGCGAGCGCCGatcctgagggaggaaccccgacttgCCACCCGTAGCTCGGGTTATGGCACTATCTAGTTTGTTGCCAAAGAGGGAAGTACCCTCGAAGGGAATTCGGTACTAAACCTGTTTGGAGGCTGGATCAGCCAACCATGGTTGCAGCATAAGGAACGACGGGCGGTGACCGCCGACAGCATAATCCAAGCCACCAGGCAGATGACAACAATGGAAGCTCCCCTCAAAAAGGCGGAAACCAGTCTGAGCTCCTAGATAGGTGAACTTCTGGCCACCTCAGTGGAGATGCCTCAGAGTCTCGTTGACGCTGTCCGACCAAGTTTCCATGGCTTTGGATACTGCAGCTAGGGCTAGGGTCGGCTTGCAGGTCATGCTGGCTGTTAGGTAGATCCGCTTCAGATCAGAATCAATCTGTCTTTCCAAGGGATCTTTGAAGGAGACCGTGTCTTCCTGAGGAAGGGTTACATACTGTATCTGACCAGCCTCATCAGCTCTGCGTCCACCAAGGGAGCTGACTCCAAATGCTTGACTTCTTCCTTCTTGAAGGGATAGTGCATTAGTATTATCGGTTGCATGGAGCTTTTTTTCTCTACTTTGCTCCACTCGTCCAAGATGCTATCACCCAATTCAGAGAGAAAATATTGACGCTCCTTACTGAGCTGCTTAAAAAATGTCCTCTGTTTTGAAGGGGAAGTTACTGGATCCTCCCAATTCAATGCTTCTCTTACTGCTTTCcccagagaaggaaccagggcgTACTTACTTCCAACTTGCTGTCAGAAAGGGCAGCCGATGGGCGGcttggctgggaagattcccatgtaTCGTGGATTTGTCCCTCCCCCGTTGAAGAGCATAGTGGCTCCGGCAGGGGGGTCACGAGGCCGACGAGCTTATCTGTCCTTCAGAAATTCTCTCACAACCCGCTTTACCAAGGATTCTAGGTGCTGGTCTGCACCCTCTCTCTCATCTGCTGCTCTGGAGAAACAATGATCACAGAGGGATGTGCCAGCAGGGACCAGGGCCCTACACCCCAACAGGATTTCCCTGTGCCCTTGCTGGGACAAGATGAGGGGGATTGGGGTGGATCTTTGCTGGTGTCTGGCCCTGGAGGAGGAGTTCCGGCGATGTGATTTTGAAGAGCCGCTCCTTTTGCGGGAACTGTGCTGcagatcagacctagaagggctgcgGAAGAGAGAAGGAAGACGAAAAAAGCAAGGAAACTTCAGACTGGTGACTCCATACCCCACTCTCAGCAGGCAAAACACAGGGAAAGCCCCCAATGACTACCTGCTGTGAGAAGGCTGGCCACTACGAGGCAGTAAAGGATCCATGATCTTTGCCGAGCAGGTCACTGTGGGGAGGACAATAGGTCAGCTGCCAGGCAGGGCCCATccatttcccccaaaaaaatgccacttacctggggaagacaCTCCAGAAGCCTGGGGAAGATGTCGCACATGACTGCAATCATTTCCAAGGCTTTGCAGCCTTCCCCAGAATTTAAAAGCGGTGCCGCGTGACGTCACCGCTAGCGCCAGTCTCGGGCGTTCGCGAACCAGGCCTCGTTTTTGTGTCTGCGATTGCCCACCTCAGGcgccgagagagagagacagctggaACGCAGGACGAACCAGCCTCCATGCCCACAGGGGAATCACACaaacagggagaaaaaaaacaggaaCAGAGCCCAAACCTATAAGCATTACAAACACTGCTGCCACGGATATAAATGCATTTATCTCACCACTCCACCCACGATCGTCACAGgccaaaaaacagacacacacacacacacaccagtcttATGGCAGATAAGGGCCGCCTGCTAACAGCTAGTgccatgcgtttgcaaatgcgtgcggactgaacccgtttttaacgcatactgttagacagattaattggttgtctgcgagctggtggtaagtaggcttggagttttttcctgggcattccccaggtttgtTGATACCAGTGCGCTTGCCTGCCtatcaaaaaaacaaagaaaaaggcaattcatcaaggaggaacaggcagtatagcaaaaatataaatttattgaataatttactTTAACACCAATCAAAGaatggttaaaaaaacaaataccATCACCaataataaaatagacaacgttgtctgaagACAAAGTGCAGATGGCCACCACAAGCATACAACACTGACATTCCTCTCAACTCACACAACAAATAATATTCCTGGATTTAGATATACAAGTGGATTGCTGGTAAGGAGGGAATAATAGGTTGGGCATCCATGGGAAGTTCACATCCACCATATAATGAACAGCGCAGGATGAGGAAACATTTGCTGATGTATAGGTCATTCGGGGCTACGATTATGAGGTGAAGCAGTTCACGTACAGTAAGATAATATCTTTCTCCCCCTAACACTGATGTTGTGACCGATCTGACCCTCTTATACTTCCATCTCTATATATCTCCAGTAAATATCTTCCATCCTTATGGCTACCAATGATATTATCTTACTGTACGTGAACTGCTTCACCTCATAATCGTAGCCCCGAATGACCTATACATCAGCAAATGTTTCCTCATCCTGCGCTGTTCATTATATGGTGGATGTGAACTTCCCATGGGTGCCCCAACATTGTCTATTTTATTATTGGTGATGGTATTTGGTTTTTTAACCATTCTTTGATTGGTGTTAAAGTGAAttattcaataaatttatatttttgctatactgcctgttcctccttgatgaattgcctttttctttatttttttgataTGCGTTGTTAATTCAGAGGAACGCACCCACCGCCACGGCTAAGTGCCCTGGGTGTTAGTAATAGGCCTAACCACAACGGGTGAAACTAATATCTAAATTTCATCCGCCATTAATTGCATCAAATTAGCAAAGCTATCTAgttcatttttacctttttttgttgttttcgcTTGCCTGCCTATGGCCAGacctccagctcttcagcgcttcTCTGCTTATACACTCCATACCCCGTTAACAGCAAAGGCTTATCAGAGGGATGCGACTCCTCGGCCAATCCTGATCGCAGGGGAGatgtcttcaggtaggagaaccatcgACTTGGTCCTACGGAGGACgtcaaaaaaggaacacggctggtagcctggagcaaagatttatgggagaggtgtccttaTAGGGTAGTTAACCCACACGTATTCTGCTATTGAATCTGTCTAGGACAAAGTGAGCATGCATTTTAAATTAGCAAAGTATATTTACATTTTCAGAAGAGAATACATGGAAACGATTTACATTGCAAAATCCCCATAAATTCCACTATATATCATATATTCCATCTACAATGGTATATGGCAAAATACATGAATTATTTACATTTCTATacaagctatatattttttttttattgagtgccATTGTATGTGTCTGTATAATAAAAGCAAATCCCCACAACTGCTGTGTATAGTATCGGTCTTTGAAGTTAACTGCACAAAATTCTCCACAAGATGTAATAAAATACTTATGATGCAGTCCCAATTTTACagaagtattgtgtttttttttcttttttttttttttataatagcagGAAAAGAGACAGGCACTACTACGGGAAGTGGAATAAAGAAAGATACAGAcaaaatatgtatttttacattgctaGATTTATTGTCTGAATACCTGAAAAACATTAGCTACTATTTGTCCaacgaaaaaaaggggaaaaaagttaaCCAAGTTCAATCCACATAACTGAAAAGGCTTTTAGAAATATGCTGGAGAGCCACTATACAATTCACTTTTATCCCATAAACAAATTACATTTTAATGTTGAACTTACAAAAACAGAACATGTCCAATTTCATTCCTATGAGAAAGCAAGGATTCATTTTTACGCTCGATATGGGAATTTGCACCTATACCAACTTTAGAAAATAGAGATCACATgaaacaatatatacatacattttggaCTTTAGAACTAGACAACAGTTGTGAAACATTACATGCACAACTTCCAAGTGGAACCTTTTGTTTTGGTAAAAATATTGCATTCGTTTTGGGTACATCCTTGTGAGTTTATTGGCCATAATAATTAGAAATGTGATGCCACAGTTGTTACTCAGTTATTGAACCCTTATCATACAGTTTTCTTTTGATTTAAAAGGACATTTGAAAAGAGAAgtaaaagctggccatagacaagaCGAAAATCGAATGTTCTGTTgatcaaacaaacaaaacaaaaagaggcaTATACAATTATGCCATCATTTGttttgcttttctaaaaaaaaaaaaaaaaaaaaaaaaaaaaaacccaccatgttggatcaggcactttcGATTGTGGTGTGAAATTTGTGTGCCACAGCTGACACACTAATAATGCAAAAAAGGAACAACCTATCAATCGACACAAAATTTAATTCAGTTTTCGACCTATATGACCGGCTAAAGAGTATCAAAGCATCCACTTATGACCCAGCCTTCATGTTCCAAATGAAGGCatagaaaaaaaagctaaaatCCCATCTCTGGCAAATAATTTTAAAAACTCTACAAGTAGTTAGAGAAGGGGTGGGGGTAAAGGATGGTGGGACATGGGACTTTTGCATTATGGTTTCCAgttcttatatactgtatgttaaccCCAATGTAAATTAGGGTATAAATTAAGCTAGGTAATCGTGCTTTGTTAAAAGAGCAGATCTAAGTTTTCTCTGAGATTTGCTTCATATATGACTGCTGGTAAACAGAAGCATGCTGGCTAACTACTTACTACCTAACCTTGGAAGCATACTCAATAATGAACATTTTGAGTACATTTAAATTACTTAACAACTGATAAGGAAAATAACAGTTTTATAGAATAGGCTTAAAGTGTACAAGAGTGAGGAACATAAACACCTATTATGTCATATTATGTTTATTAagttcaaaaagaaagaaaaaaaaaattgtttgccaTGTATCAATGAACGAACAAATGTTGACATACCATTAAGCATTTCTTACAAAACTGGAGTTGATGTAAGCCTGCTTACTAAAACATATCAGAACCTCTAAGAAGCAAAAGATGAGCTACATTTTTTGGATTTGCATGTCATGTATCTAATATTACGATCAAACAAACAAGTTAAAGAATCAGATGATAATTGTTTGGGCTTCAGTTGTTTCAGTTTCACTTTCATTATAAAGTTCAAAATAATTGCTGGGGAGAAGCACAATGCCAGCTCCATTTCTGTAATCAGTAACTTCTTTTTCAAGTTTTTCCAGGCTGCGTTCTTGTCTTCTGCACCTCTGATTTGCAATTCTGAGCTTTTTCCTGAGTTTGTCAACTTGCTCTTCCAACTGCTGTATCCTCCTTCTCTGATGAACTGTATCTTCCACTGTGTAATTGTGGTCACAAATCACTGCTATATGACTTGGTGTGTATGGAGGAGGTAGCAATAATCCAATGGCAGGGTCCATCTCAGGAACAGAAGGAGGTGGAGGTGTACTTCGCTCCTCCTTTTTCACAGAGTTCCCactctacaataaaaaaaaaaaaaaaattttcccaaatCATACAATGATTACTAAATTTCCAAGcattaaacacaataaaaaaaaaagaaaaaaaaaaaaaaaagagtctaggATCAGAGAAAATTTTAAAGAGCCACAATGGGAAATAAAGTTGGCATTCACAATAGGGGCACCAATGTATTGTTATTTGCAGCCAAAGAGCCATCCCTGGACTAATATCAGAGAATCTGTCTCACAGTAAACATGCCTGCCATTTTCTCCTTTCAACATGTTCACTGTTGACACATGTGCACTGCAAAGCCTGACTAGCTTACAGTGCCAACTCTACCAGTCCCACTTCTATTGGAATTACAAGAAGTTGCTATCAAGGCAAATTCAGGAACTTCCAAGAGTTGCTTTCAAAAATACTATTTTAGGACTTTTAGTCCTTATCTGTGGTGAGCCCTGATGAGACAGCGTAGTTTTAGCATAGTGACAACTCAGCACCTTCTAATTTTGCATAACTGCATTTACATTTGAAGTGTAAacgtgggcaaaaaaaaaaaaaagacatactgtACACGATACAGTCTGTTAGCATTAACGCAGCAATCTGATACCTGATAAATGTGCCACTAGATTAATGTTTTTTCCACTTCATGTAATAGGATGACAATACTGTTCATTCTGCAGTGAAAAATCACACagtagtgttgtcaccctgtggacAGGGTAGTCgtaggagtctttttttttttttaaacaagtgggTTAAATGAAGGAAAATTACTCGATTCACCCACCCACACACTCAACATGGAAGGGGAAATCCCTCTTAAGTTATTAAGACTTCCCCGCCGTCAAAATACACTGTGCCGATCCCTGCtgtaccagacaaattttgatccatgtatggctggctttagcccGACTTGAAATTTTAGATGGATTTTAAATAAGTGACAAACTAATTAAAGCCTAACTCTAGCGAAcactttttaaccccttcatgccgacgtaacacaaatatgcggccccactagaCTAGGCTTTTTTcacgtggggccacatatttgcgtatctccctttgtgctgggagtgtgcagcaCGTCAGGACTCAAgtttccaggtcacctgatcactgtgatatcaCTGTGATAGCTAATCAGGGGCTTAGTCACTGTAAAGCCCCCCTtgtgttttctctttctttttgaatggaggagagagatgcatCGTATCTCTCCCTCtccttgcaggaaaaaaaaaaaagaaatattattattattattattattattattattattattaaccaccaccAAGCTACTCTTTCACTcccttgccttgactattgcaactcccttctcatagtcctacctctccataggctatcccctcttcagtctatcatgaatgctgctgcctgtcagggctggactcagccctccCTCCTCAGTGCTCAGCGCTTAGTGCCAGCACTCATTTCTCAGTGCCTCATCTGGTGATCATTTCCATTCTGGCTATTTATACTGCCTGGTTCATATCtcccatgccttcgccttggtcaacatatctgaagactctctgctgtgttcctgttaaagacttgcctagctgacatcccttctggttcctgatcctgttcgcTGTCTTTAACTATGCCAATCTCTGGCTTCCTCTGACAACCCACTTTGATTACCGAACCCtggctgttttgactacgtttactatttgcaccatttttaccactatatcaaaaggtgtgattttttctgcactttgtctcagtctgattcatggttcccgaCACTGCCAAACTCATCTACCTTATcagccgctcagtgtctgccacccctctccgtcAATCCCTACACTGACTTCAGATCACCCTGCAAATTAAATTAAaagtactaaccacaacatacaaagccattcataactctgaccggagctacatcaccaatctcgcCTTCAAAtttcacccaaaccatcctctctgctcctctcaagacctcctactctcaagctctcgtcTCCTCCTTCTCatactcgtctccaggacttctccagagcctctcccatcctttagaaccctctacctcaatctgtccagccaTCTCCTACTCTGGTTGCCTTCaggtgatccctaaaaactcatctcttaagCGAAGCCCATCACATCTCCAAcaaatcttttatcacttccatcatctaattccccacagttacaaccttttgtacttcTTGTCCcagcctattagattgtaagctcttttgagcagggccctcttaactccctagtattttattgtattgtaactgtattgtctaccTTTTAGGCATCATTCTCACGAGGcagatccgctgcctcggagtctgccagctcagcgggagatctctccgttgatctccgctgagccggcggatgacaggtccctctctgctcactgagcagggaggggcttgtcgagcgcggctagttactatggagagatcggacgaaaacgaacAGCAtgtccgatccgccagggacggatgcgaacgtaggggcatccacctgattttagcggatcggatgtcag
This window of the Aquarana catesbeiana isolate 2022-GZ linkage group LG01, ASM4218655v1, whole genome shotgun sequence genome carries:
- the THAP1 gene encoding THAP domain-containing protein 1, with the translated sequence MVQSCSAYGCKNRYDKDKPISFHKFPLTRPLLCKKWEAAVRRADFKPTKYSSICSDHFTPDCFKRACNNKLLKDNAVPTVFSYTEKPTSGNSVKKEERSTPPPPSVPEMDPAIGLLLPPPYTPSHIAVICDHNYTVEDTVHQRRRIQQLEEQVDKLRKKLRIANQRCRRQERSLEKLEKEVTDYRNGAGIVLLPSNYFELYNESETETTEAQTIII